One window of Acidobacteriota bacterium genomic DNA carries:
- a CDS encoding heavy metal translocating P-type ATPase, producing the protein MKIEEKPFSLAKGEARIKIPIEGMSCASCVQKVERSLKRVEGVIEASVNIGTGLASIRYLPGVVGYPDLKKAVESAGGYRAGAPVEETCGEEAKKTMPGEKEIPVLKKKLIISAILTFLVLLGSFRDFLPFLRFLHEDVNRIILFFLTVPVMFWCGASFFRGAFLGLKHFSSDMNTLIAVGTSSAFFYSATATFFPGYFESAGQKPDIYYDTAAVIITLILLGRMLETRAKGKTSEAIRKLMDLQPKTARIVRDGQEEDLPVKEVVPGNIIIIRPGEKIPVDGIVLEGSSSVDESMLTGENLPVQKSVNDAVFGATINKTGSFKLRATKVGKDTALAQIIRMVQDAQGSKAPIQKLADRVAGIFVPVVISLAILTFIVWLIFAPSSAFKLALLNFVSVLIIACPCALGLATPTAVMVGTGRGAEMGILIKDAQALETLYKIDTIILDKTGTITKGEPSVTDIIPSEGMEESYLLKSAASCERVSEHPLAEAIVKAAIQRNLLLDEPADFHSFSGHGVEASVSNRKVVIGNRKFMQDRKIELGELAIKADLLSLEGKTSIFVSIDDSIAGIIAVADTMKEDSKNAVMELKGMGMEVIMMTGDSMSTAEAIARKAGIEDVICEVLPEEKAEEVKNLQILGKIVAMIGDGINDAPALTQADVGIAIGTGTDIAMEASDITLIKGNLLAALRAIRLSKMTMMTIRQNLFWAFAYNTLGIPVATGILYPFLSQDGLIGPLMGWEGFLNPMVASAAMALSSVSVVSNSLRLRTKKII; encoded by the coding sequence GTGAAGATAGAGGAAAAACCGTTTTCCCTGGCGAAAGGAGAAGCAAGAATCAAAATCCCTATCGAGGGGATGAGTTGTGCCTCCTGTGTCCAGAAAGTCGAGAGATCTCTGAAGAGAGTTGAAGGTGTCATTGAGGCTTCGGTCAACATCGGAACCGGGCTTGCCAGCATCCGGTATCTTCCTGGTGTCGTAGGTTACCCGGATCTCAAAAAGGCTGTTGAATCCGCCGGAGGCTACCGAGCGGGGGCACCTGTTGAAGAAACTTGCGGCGAAGAAGCAAAAAAAACGATGCCGGGAGAAAAGGAGATCCCGGTCTTGAAGAAAAAGCTCATCATCAGCGCTATCCTGACTTTTCTGGTCCTTCTCGGGTCGTTCCGGGATTTCCTGCCCTTCCTTCGCTTCCTTCATGAGGATGTCAACCGGATTATTCTTTTTTTCCTGACGGTCCCTGTGATGTTCTGGTGCGGAGCGTCATTCTTCCGGGGAGCTTTCCTCGGGCTCAAGCATTTCTCCTCAGATATGAACACACTCATTGCTGTTGGCACATCTTCCGCGTTTTTCTACAGTGCCACCGCTACCTTCTTCCCGGGATATTTTGAATCAGCCGGACAGAAACCGGATATCTACTATGACACAGCTGCGGTCATCATCACTCTGATCCTTCTCGGCCGTATGCTCGAAACCAGGGCGAAGGGAAAGACCTCTGAAGCCATCAGGAAACTCATGGATCTTCAGCCGAAAACAGCCAGAATCGTGAGGGATGGCCAGGAGGAGGATCTCCCCGTAAAGGAGGTCGTTCCCGGAAACATCATCATCATTCGACCGGGCGAGAAGATCCCTGTGGATGGCATCGTTCTGGAAGGCTCTTCATCAGTGGATGAATCCATGCTGACAGGAGAGAACCTGCCCGTTCAGAAAAGCGTCAATGATGCCGTATTTGGAGCCACTATTAATAAAACTGGTTCCTTTAAATTAAGAGCCACAAAGGTAGGAAAAGATACGGCACTGGCTCAGATCATTAGAATGGTTCAGGATGCCCAAGGCTCAAAAGCTCCCATCCAGAAACTTGCTGATAGAGTCGCGGGAATTTTCGTTCCAGTTGTCATCTCCCTGGCTATTCTGACTTTTATTGTATGGCTCATCTTTGCACCCTCATCCGCTTTTAAGCTGGCACTGCTCAATTTCGTTTCTGTGCTGATCATCGCGTGTCCCTGCGCCCTGGGGCTTGCAACGCCGACTGCTGTGATGGTTGGAACAGGAAGAGGGGCCGAGATGGGAATACTCATCAAAGATGCCCAGGCTCTGGAAACATTATATAAAATAGACACAATCATCCTCGACAAAACAGGAACAATAACGAAAGGCGAACCATCTGTAACAGATATTATTCCCTCCGAAGGAATGGAAGAAAGTTACCTCCTCAAGAGCGCTGCCTCTTGCGAGAGAGTTTCGGAACACCCGCTTGCAGAAGCCATCGTAAAAGCAGCCATCCAGAGAAATCTACTGCTTGATGAACCTGCCGATTTTCATTCTTTTTCCGGACATGGAGTTGAAGCTTCCGTTTCTAACAGGAAAGTGGTTATCGGTAACCGGAAATTCATGCAGGATAGGAAAATCGAACTCGGAGAGCTTGCCATAAAAGCTGACCTTCTCTCTCTTGAAGGAAAAACATCTATTTTTGTTTCAATCGATGATTCTATAGCAGGAATTATCGCCGTGGCCGACACGATGAAGGAAGATTCAAAAAATGCTGTCATGGAGTTAAAGGGCATGGGAATGGAAGTCATCATGATGACGGGAGATAGCATGTCAACGGCTGAAGCGATCGCCAGAAAAGCAGGCATTGAAGACGTTATATGTGAGGTTTTACCTGAAGAGAAAGCAGAAGAAGTTAAGAATCTTCAGATCCTGGGAAAGATCGTAGCGATGATTGGCGATGGAATCAATGATGCTCCTGCTCTCACACAGGCCGATGTTGGCATCGCCATTGGAACGGGAACCGACATTGCCATGGAAGCATCCGATATAACCCTTATAAAGGGAAACCTCCTGGCGGCTCTAAGAGCGATAAGGCTCAGCAAAATGACCATGATGACCATCAGGCAAAACCTCTTCTGGGCATTTGCCTACAACACCCTTGGAATTCCTGTGGCGACTGGGATTCTCTATCCCTTTTTATCACAGGATGGACTCATAGGCCCGTTAATGGGATGGGAAGGATTCCTCAATCCCATGGTTGCCTCGGCAGCAATGGCATTAAGCTCTGTTTCTGTTGTTTCAAATTCCTTGCGCTTAAGAACCAAAAAAATCATTTAA